A region of Leclercia adecarboxylata DNA encodes the following proteins:
- a CDS encoding DUF1348 family protein produces the protein MSDAQIRPPLPPFTRESAIEKVRLAEDGWNSRDAEKVSLAYSLDTKWRNRAEFANNREEAKGFLERKWKKELEYRLIKELWAFGENRIAVRYAYEWHDDSGNWFRSYGNENWEFGEDGLMQRRFACINDMPIKESERKFHWPLGRRPDDHPGLSDLGL, from the coding sequence ATGTCTGATGCACAAATTCGTCCGCCGCTTCCTCCGTTTACTCGTGAATCCGCGATTGAAAAAGTCAGGCTCGCTGAAGATGGATGGAATAGCCGCGACGCGGAAAAAGTTTCGCTGGCTTACTCTCTGGATACCAAATGGCGTAACCGCGCTGAGTTTGCCAATAATCGCGAAGAAGCCAAAGGATTCCTGGAGCGCAAGTGGAAGAAGGAGCTTGAGTACCGTCTTATTAAAGAGTTATGGGCATTTGGGGAGAACCGCATTGCAGTCCGCTACGCCTACGAATGGCACGATGATTCGGGTAACTGGTTCCGTTCTTACGGCAATGAGAACTGGGAGTTCGGGGAGGACGGGCTGATGCAGCGCCGTTTCGCCTGTATTAACGACATGCCTATCAAGGAAAGCGAGCGCAAGTTCCACTGGCCGCTGGGGCGTCGCCCGGACGATCACCCGGGGCTGAGTGATTTGGGGCTGTAA
- the mdcA gene encoding malonate decarboxylase subunit alpha codes for MNAGQSPARNWNTRRSEKARRVASLPLQGKVIPTDDLVDALEKLIAPGDRVVLEGNNQKQADFLSRKLAEVSPAKIHDLHMIMPSVGRSEHLDIFEKGIARKLDFSFSGPQSLRISQLLQDGQLEIGAIHTYIELYSRLYVDLCPNVALIAGYKADRKGNLYTGPSTEDTPALVEAAAFRDGIVIAQVNEIVDDECDLPRVDIPGSWIDYVVVADKPFFIEPLFTRDPRLIKQEHILMAMMAIKGIYAEHQVQSLNHGIGFNTAAIELLLPTYGEQLGLKGKICKHWTLNPHPTLIPAIESGWVESVHCFGGELGMEEYIRARPDIFFTGADGSMRSNRAFCQLAGQYAVDMFIGSTLQVDGLANSSTVTRGRLSGFGGAPNMGHDPHGRRHATPAWLNMITEPDPMQRGKKLVVQMVETFQAGVKPTFVEQLDAVEVAKSSGMPLAPVMIYGDDVTHVLTEEGIAYLYRANSIEERRAMVAAVAGITDIGLGVDAKRVAELRKSGKVVYPEDIGIRRSEATRSLLAASSVADLVEWSDGLYNPPAKFRSW; via the coding sequence ATGAATGCTGGCCAAAGTCCGGCCCGGAACTGGAACACACGTCGCAGCGAAAAGGCCCGACGCGTCGCTTCCCTTCCGTTGCAGGGTAAAGTCATCCCCACCGACGATCTGGTGGATGCCCTGGAAAAACTGATTGCCCCCGGCGACCGCGTGGTGCTGGAAGGTAATAACCAGAAGCAGGCCGATTTCCTCTCCCGCAAGCTTGCAGAAGTCAGCCCGGCAAAAATTCACGACCTGCATATGATCATGCCAAGCGTGGGTCGCAGCGAGCATCTGGATATCTTCGAAAAAGGTATCGCCCGCAAGCTCGATTTCTCTTTCTCAGGCCCGCAAAGCCTGCGCATTTCACAGCTGTTGCAGGACGGCCAGCTGGAGATCGGTGCTATTCATACCTATATCGAACTCTATTCGCGCCTGTACGTCGATCTCTGCCCGAATGTGGCGCTGATTGCCGGCTACAAAGCCGACCGCAAAGGCAACCTCTACACCGGGCCAAGTACCGAAGATACCCCGGCCCTGGTAGAAGCCGCCGCCTTCCGTGACGGGATTGTTATCGCCCAGGTTAATGAAATCGTCGATGACGAATGCGACCTGCCTCGCGTGGATATCCCGGGCTCGTGGATTGATTACGTCGTCGTCGCCGATAAGCCGTTCTTTATCGAACCGCTGTTCACCCGCGATCCGCGCCTGATCAAGCAGGAACATATCCTGATGGCGATGATGGCGATTAAAGGCATCTACGCCGAACATCAGGTCCAGTCCCTGAACCACGGTATCGGTTTCAACACCGCCGCGATCGAACTGCTGCTGCCCACTTACGGCGAACAGCTTGGTCTTAAAGGCAAAATCTGTAAGCACTGGACCCTGAACCCGCATCCAACGCTGATCCCGGCGATTGAAAGCGGCTGGGTTGAGAGCGTGCACTGTTTCGGCGGCGAACTGGGGATGGAAGAGTACATCCGTGCCCGCCCGGACATTTTCTTTACCGGTGCCGACGGCTCCATGCGCTCCAACCGCGCGTTCTGCCAGCTGGCAGGCCAGTACGCGGTCGATATGTTCATCGGCTCTACTTTGCAGGTGGATGGCCTGGCTAACTCCTCAACCGTGACCCGGGGTCGTCTTTCCGGCTTCGGCGGTGCGCCGAACATGGGCCACGATCCTCACGGTCGTCGTCACGCTACACCGGCATGGCTGAATATGATCACCGAACCCGACCCAATGCAGCGCGGTAAAAAACTGGTCGTGCAGATGGTGGAAACCTTCCAGGCTGGCGTTAAGCCAACGTTCGTTGAACAGCTGGATGCAGTTGAGGTGGCAAAATCCTCCGGCATGCCGCTGGCACCGGTAATGATTTATGGCGATGACGTGACTCACGTTCTGACCGAAGAAGGTATCGCCTACCTGTATCGTGCAAACAGTATTGAAGAGCGCCGCGCCATGGTTGCCGCAGTGGCTGGCATCACCGATATCGGTCTTGGCGTTGATGCGAAACGCGTGGCGGAACTTCGTAAGAGCGGCAAAGTGGTGTATCCGGAAGATATCGGCATTCGCCGTTCTGAAGCCACCCGTTCCCTGCTGGCTGCCAGCAGCGTTGCGGATCTGGTTGAGTGGTCCGACGGTCTGTACAACCCACCTGCGAAATTCCGGAGCTGGTAA
- a CDS encoding TetR/AcrR family transcriptional regulator: MNKNTTNTREKILATAEQLIYENGIHATGMDLLVKTSGVARKSIYRHFANKDEVAAAALNARDIRWMEWFRSECDKADTPQERILNMFTVLKGWFESEEYRGCAFINTAGEVGDSADPVRQIARLHKQKILDYAFELTGQLNIEHASTLARQLLLLIEGAITLSRVMGDYRAADDARNIAQLLLKQVS, translated from the coding sequence ATGAACAAAAACACGACAAACACCCGAGAAAAAATTCTCGCTACCGCTGAGCAACTCATTTACGAGAACGGTATTCATGCCACCGGCATGGATCTTCTGGTCAAGACCTCAGGCGTGGCGCGGAAAAGTATTTATCGCCATTTCGCCAACAAAGACGAAGTGGCGGCTGCGGCGCTGAACGCGCGGGATATTCGCTGGATGGAATGGTTCAGATCTGAGTGTGACAAAGCGGATACGCCGCAGGAACGCATCCTGAATATGTTCACCGTGCTCAAAGGCTGGTTTGAGTCAGAGGAATATCGCGGTTGCGCCTTCATCAATACTGCGGGAGAAGTAGGGGACAGTGCCGATCCGGTGCGCCAGATCGCCAGACTGCATAAACAGAAAATACTGGATTACGCCTTCGAACTGACCGGGCAGCTGAATATTGAACACGCCTCAACCCTGGCGAGGCAGTTACTGTTATTGATTGAAGGCGCCATCACCCTGTCACGCGTTATGGGTGATTACCGCGCCGCAGATGATGCCCGAAATATTGCTCAGCTATTACTGAAACAGGTTTCGTAA
- a CDS encoding fimbrial protein, which produces MINKKNIVAVTVCTLMMASASALAALPSGNSDNGMNTNPGSDTGTQGTGGVVHFTGKITDASCNVSTDTAGQTVDLGTWAASYFATQKETTRTPFHISVEGCPDSVKSVAVLFDGTKDATDNALLGLNSAVDSDGNTATGVAVKLYESDRNTQIKIGDVSKSVTLAEGEDSTTLNFYANYNATADNVTTGEADADANFLMVYN; this is translated from the coding sequence ATGATCAATAAAAAAAATATTGTGGCAGTCACCGTCTGTACGTTAATGATGGCCAGTGCAAGTGCGCTGGCTGCTCTTCCGTCAGGTAACAGTGATAATGGCATGAATACGAATCCGGGCTCTGATACAGGTACTCAGGGCACCGGCGGCGTGGTCCATTTCACCGGAAAAATTACTGACGCATCCTGCAACGTCAGCACGGATACCGCGGGTCAGACTGTGGATTTGGGCACATGGGCCGCCTCTTACTTTGCAACCCAAAAAGAGACCACCCGTACCCCTTTCCATATTTCGGTGGAGGGATGCCCTGATTCGGTCAAATCCGTTGCCGTTCTGTTCGATGGTACAAAAGACGCTACCGATAATGCGCTGCTGGGCCTGAATTCCGCCGTAGACAGCGACGGAAATACGGCAACAGGCGTGGCCGTTAAGCTGTACGAAAGCGATCGTAATACTCAGATTAAAATTGGCGATGTCTCCAAAAGCGTCACTCTCGCCGAAGGCGAAGACTCTACAACCCTCAATTTTTACGCAAACTACAATGCCACCGCTGACAACGTCACCACCGGTGAAGCAGATGCAGATGCGAACTTCCTGATGGTTTATAACTAA
- a CDS encoding YebG family protein has protein sequence MAVETKFVVVRKGEEKMTFASKKEADAHDKLLDLAEAFTDWLLQSGMQMDETQAENLGLYLAEQKEAVQHILRTSKLPDLNAATATEKTESDVEGGKKIRAVKAA, from the coding sequence ATGGCTGTTGAAACAAAATTTGTCGTCGTAAGAAAAGGTGAAGAGAAAATGACATTTGCCAGTAAGAAAGAGGCTGACGCTCACGACAAACTGCTTGACCTTGCAGAAGCGTTCACCGACTGGCTGTTGCAGAGCGGAATGCAGATGGATGAGACGCAGGCTGAAAATCTTGGGCTGTATCTCGCCGAGCAGAAAGAGGCCGTGCAGCATATTCTGCGTACCAGCAAGCTTCCCGATCTCAATGCCGCAACTGCAACAGAGAAAACAGAGTCTGATGTGGAAGGTGGTAAAAAAATCAGAGCCGTCAAAGCTGCCTGA
- the mdcC gene encoding malonate decarboxylase acyl carrier protein, with protein sequence MEHITLSFPASRTLQGKALAGVVGSGDMEVLFTAAAGDALSIDITTSVDNSTRRWNALFERLNLTSGLPAGKLVIHDFGATPGVARIRIEQVFEEVSHA encoded by the coding sequence ATGGAACACATTACATTGTCATTTCCTGCCAGCCGTACCCTTCAGGGCAAAGCGCTGGCAGGCGTTGTAGGCTCCGGTGATATGGAAGTACTGTTCACCGCCGCCGCTGGAGATGCCCTCAGCATCGATATCACCACCTCCGTGGATAACAGTACCCGCCGCTGGAACGCGTTGTTCGAGCGCCTGAATCTGACCAGCGGTCTGCCTGCGGGCAAGCTGGTGATCCACGATTTCGGCGCAACGCCTGGCGTGGCGCGCATTCGTATCGAACAGGTATTTGAAGAGGTGAGCCATGCGTAA
- a CDS encoding HlyD family secretion protein: MTIKKLRFILLLAIPALGLASGGWFYLNSGRYVETDNAYVKADKTAIGAEVSGRVINVAVRENQHVNKGDLLFNVDPKPYELAVSEAKSELNDTVIALNTIKSQYQSKLANIAVSKSQLAYAQREEGRLHRLNGPGYVSASDMDGAHQKVLLMKLEVNMLQKQLQEVADSFGGDIATPVEQHPRYKKALAELNTAKNNLSHVNEYAPSSGSITKVLQAGEFVQSGTTAMLLVSDSNLYVEANFTEKDLAHIRDNQLADINVDYAPGVTWHGKVSSISPATGAEYAVIPAENATGNWVKVTQRVPVRIRLQTESDKPQLRAGLSATIKINTQADAGSAS, from the coding sequence ATGACTATTAAAAAATTACGCTTCATTTTATTGCTGGCCATTCCTGCTCTGGGCCTCGCGTCTGGCGGCTGGTTTTATTTAAACAGTGGCCGTTATGTCGAAACCGATAATGCCTACGTGAAAGCCGACAAAACCGCGATCGGTGCGGAAGTTTCCGGGCGCGTTATTAATGTGGCGGTCAGAGAAAATCAGCACGTCAATAAAGGCGACCTTCTGTTCAACGTTGATCCCAAACCCTATGAACTGGCCGTCTCGGAGGCCAAATCAGAACTCAATGATACGGTTATCGCGTTAAATACCATCAAATCCCAATACCAGAGCAAACTTGCCAACATCGCGGTATCGAAAAGTCAGCTTGCTTATGCGCAACGTGAAGAAGGACGTTTGCACAGGCTGAACGGTCCGGGATATGTATCTGCTTCCGATATGGATGGTGCTCACCAGAAAGTTTTATTAATGAAGCTCGAAGTTAATATGCTGCAAAAACAGTTGCAGGAAGTGGCAGACAGCTTTGGCGGCGATATTGCCACGCCAGTTGAGCAACATCCGCGTTATAAAAAAGCCCTGGCTGAACTTAATACTGCTAAAAACAACCTTTCCCATGTGAATGAATACGCCCCCTCCTCCGGCAGCATTACCAAAGTGCTGCAAGCCGGGGAATTTGTGCAGAGCGGAACAACGGCAATGCTGTTGGTTTCGGACAGCAATCTCTATGTCGAAGCTAACTTTACCGAAAAAGATCTGGCCCATATCCGTGACAACCAGCTTGCTGATATTAACGTCGACTATGCACCCGGCGTAACCTGGCACGGTAAAGTCAGTAGCATCAGCCCGGCAACAGGCGCGGAATACGCAGTGATCCCGGCGGAGAACGCCACCGGCAACTGGGTAAAAGTGACGCAACGTGTACCGGTGCGTATCCGTCTGCAAACCGAATCGGATAAACCGCAGCTTCGGGCTGGTCTGAGCGCCACCATCAAAATTAATACCCAGGCTGATGCCGGTAGCGCTTCCTGA
- a CDS encoding type II toxin-antitoxin system RelE family toxin: MTYKLAFNESALKEWKKLGHTIQEQFKKKLRERLQNPRVPASQLHGRKDQYKIKLRGAGYRLVYRVEDAIITVTVIGVGKRENDDIYKMTQQRN; encoded by the coding sequence ATGACCTATAAGCTGGCATTTAACGAATCTGCATTAAAAGAATGGAAAAAACTGGGACATACCATACAGGAACAGTTCAAAAAGAAGCTCCGGGAACGGCTTCAAAACCCTCGTGTTCCGGCTTCGCAGTTACATGGCCGAAAAGATCAGTACAAAATTAAACTGCGTGGCGCAGGATACAGACTGGTTTACCGTGTCGAAGACGCAATTATCACGGTAACTGTGATTGGTGTTGGAAAGCGTGAAAATGATGACATCTACAAAATGACACAACAGAGAAATTAG
- the mdcE gene encoding biotin-independent malonate decarboxylase subunit gamma produces the protein MTQSKNRAAIWLEKLAPNAPRMSGLCPSVQVADAPLNGENVRFIAVVPDANNHYPRAAKGEVGLLEGWTLAKVVNETIDADANSDVKRPIVAVIDVPSQAYGRREEAFGIHLALAGAAGAYAKARLAGHPVIGLIVGKAMSGAFLAHGYQANRLIAINDKGVLVHAMGKESAARITLRTVDALEKLAATIPPMAYDVSNYATLGLLSDLLTLSNPDAPSDADLATVEITVQKAIADARKDPGLTNRLGAENRRSSALVREKMRAAW, from the coding sequence ATGACTCAGTCCAAAAACCGCGCCGCCATCTGGCTGGAAAAACTGGCCCCGAACGCCCCGCGCATGAGCGGCCTGTGCCCTTCCGTTCAGGTGGCCGATGCGCCGCTGAACGGCGAAAACGTCCGCTTTATCGCAGTCGTACCCGACGCCAACAACCATTACCCACGCGCGGCGAAAGGCGAAGTGGGCCTGCTCGAGGGCTGGACGCTGGCCAAAGTGGTCAATGAAACCATCGATGCTGATGCCAACAGCGATGTGAAGCGCCCGATTGTGGCGGTGATCGACGTTCCCAGCCAGGCCTATGGCCGCCGTGAGGAAGCGTTCGGGATCCACCTGGCGCTGGCAGGGGCTGCTGGCGCCTATGCCAAAGCGCGTCTGGCGGGCCATCCGGTGATCGGTCTTATCGTTGGTAAAGCGATGTCCGGCGCGTTTCTGGCGCACGGTTATCAGGCTAACCGCCTGATCGCCATCAACGATAAAGGCGTGCTGGTGCATGCGATGGGGAAAGAGTCCGCCGCACGTATTACCCTGCGTACCGTTGATGCCCTGGAAAAACTGGCAGCAACCATTCCGCCAATGGCTTATGACGTCAGTAACTACGCCACCCTGGGCCTGCTGTCGGATCTGCTGACCCTCAGCAATCCGGATGCACCCTCTGATGCGGATCTGGCAACGGTAGAAATCACCGTGCAAAAAGCCATTGCCGATGCCCGTAAAGATCCCGGCCTCACAAACCGCCTCGGCGCGGAAAATCGCCGTAGCTCCGCGCTGGTGCGTGAGAAAATGCGCGCCGCCTGGTAA
- a CDS encoding type II toxin-antitoxin system Phd/YefM family antitoxin, giving the protein MPFQILTTTAASITELKRDPMGTFNAGEGAPVAILNRNEPAFYCVPPALYAQLMDILEDEELGRIIDERANERVIEVNIDDL; this is encoded by the coding sequence ATGCCATTTCAAATTTTAACCACTACTGCTGCGAGCATCACCGAACTTAAACGCGACCCAATGGGAACCTTCAATGCTGGCGAAGGTGCTCCTGTTGCCATTCTTAACCGCAATGAACCCGCTTTCTACTGTGTTCCTCCGGCTCTTTATGCTCAGCTTATGGATATTCTTGAGGATGAGGAGCTCGGTCGTATCATCGACGAGCGAGCAAATGAACGGGTCATTGAGGTCAATATTGATGACCTATAA
- a CDS encoding biotin-independent malonate decarboxylase subunit beta, with protein sequence MRNDRSFIELRARERAHELLDEGSYRELLDPFEGIMSPWLAPQGVVPQSDDGMVVARGTINGQSAVVIAIEGTFQGGSMGEVSGAKMAAALELAAEDNRNGIPTQAVLSLETGGVRLQEANLGLAAIADIHAAIVDLRRYTPVVGIITGTVGCFGGMSIAAALCSYLIVTREARLGLNGPQVIEQEAGIEEYDSRDSPFIWSMTGGEIRYESGLVDALVGDGVNAVKTAMNEAIAKGVPAQHRSDKYADFLARLSNFDTRQQADTAQIKQLFAGEVK encoded by the coding sequence ATGCGTAACGATCGCAGCTTTATTGAACTGCGCGCCCGTGAGCGTGCCCACGAGCTGCTGGATGAAGGCAGCTACCGCGAACTGCTCGATCCGTTCGAAGGCATTATGTCTCCGTGGCTTGCGCCGCAGGGCGTGGTTCCGCAATCCGACGACGGTATGGTGGTTGCTCGCGGCACCATTAATGGCCAGTCCGCTGTGGTCATTGCCATCGAAGGTACCTTCCAGGGCGGCAGCATGGGTGAAGTGTCCGGCGCCAAAATGGCGGCGGCGCTGGAGCTGGCTGCCGAAGATAACCGTAACGGCATCCCGACGCAGGCTGTGCTGAGTCTGGAGACCGGCGGCGTGCGTTTACAGGAAGCCAATCTCGGTCTGGCGGCTATCGCTGATATTCACGCCGCGATTGTCGATCTGCGTCGCTATACCCCGGTGGTCGGCATTATTACCGGCACCGTCGGCTGCTTCGGCGGGATGTCTATCGCCGCGGCGCTGTGCAGCTACCTGATCGTCACCCGCGAAGCGCGGCTTGGCCTGAACGGTCCGCAGGTTATCGAACAGGAAGCCGGGATTGAAGAGTATGACTCCCGCGACAGTCCGTTTATCTGGAGCATGACCGGCGGCGAAATTCGTTACGAAAGCGGCCTGGTGGATGCGCTGGTGGGCGACGGCGTCAACGCCGTGAAAACCGCCATGAACGAGGCGATCGCCAAAGGCGTTCCGGCTCAGCACCGCAGCGATAAATATGCCGATTTCCTGGCTCGCTTGTCGAACTTCGACACGCGCCAGCAGGCCGATACCGCGCAAATCAAACAGCTTTTCGCCGGGGAGGTGAAATGA
- a CDS encoding triphosphoribosyl-dephospho-CoA synthase, which yields MKLLSQTQSEGQAQLLATIARDCLIDEARLSPKPGLVDSRGNGAHHDLSLALMERSAHSLTPTFLQLARQSWQRPADIALRETVGRLGREGERQMMAATGGVNTHRGAIWALGLLVSAAAMLNGNASAQQMADTAALLARLPDNAAPKLFSKGLKATHQYRVPGAREEAQQAFPHVMTLALPQLLLSRAQGASESEAHIDALMAIMTSLSDTCVLSRAGMPGLETMQSGARAVLATGGSATAKGRQALARLDSQMLALNASPGGAADLLAATLFLDRVCQPASCSF from the coding sequence ATGAAACTCCTGTCACAGACTCAGTCAGAGGGTCAGGCACAGCTGCTGGCGACGATTGCCCGCGACTGCCTGATCGACGAAGCGCGATTAAGCCCGAAACCGGGTCTGGTGGACAGCCGGGGAAACGGGGCGCATCACGATTTGTCCTTAGCTCTGATGGAGCGTTCTGCGCACAGCCTGACCCCAACGTTTCTGCAACTGGCCCGACAGAGCTGGCAACGTCCTGCCGACATCGCCCTGCGCGAAACCGTGGGTCGTCTTGGGCGTGAAGGTGAACGGCAGATGATGGCCGCCACCGGGGGCGTTAATACCCATCGCGGCGCTATCTGGGCGCTCGGCCTGTTGGTCAGCGCAGCCGCCATGCTGAACGGCAATGCCAGCGCGCAGCAGATGGCGGATACCGCCGCCCTCCTCGCCCGTCTGCCCGATAACGCGGCGCCGAAACTCTTCAGCAAAGGGTTGAAAGCCACCCATCAGTATCGGGTGCCCGGCGCGCGTGAAGAGGCCCAGCAGGCGTTTCCCCACGTGATGACGCTGGCGCTGCCGCAGCTATTGCTCAGCCGTGCGCAGGGTGCGAGCGAAAGCGAAGCCCACATTGACGCGCTGATGGCGATCATGACCTCGCTCAGCGACACCTGCGTGCTATCGCGTGCCGGCATGCCGGGACTGGAAACCATGCAGAGCGGTGCCCGTGCCGTGCTTGCAACGGGCGGCAGCGCAACCGCGAAAGGCCGTCAGGCGCTGGCTCGTCTGGATTCGCAGATGCTGGCCCTTAACGCGTCCCCCGGTGGTGCCGCCGATCTGCTCGCCGCCACGCTGTTTCTCGACAGGGTTTGCCAGCCCGCGTCTTGCTCATTTTAA
- a CDS encoding molecular chaperone, whose protein sequence is MDKKTLAILFLSLGCSLSAHAGVVMGGTRVVYPQGQREVAFSITNMEKETPYLIQSWIENFSSTDKSAPPFVVTPTLFRLDAEQKNTLRISYLGTPLPSDRESVFWLNVKNIAPTRKANSNKLQINVKSKFKLFFRPSGLKGDAALAYKQLKFTCSGNRLTVKNPSPWFVSFYRVKVGNTELNDPGMVDPFAERSWNTSCAGAISWQAINDFGGLTRLATQS, encoded by the coding sequence ATGGATAAGAAAACACTAGCAATACTGTTTTTGTCATTGGGCTGTTCCCTTTCAGCACATGCCGGTGTTGTCATGGGCGGAACGCGTGTTGTTTACCCTCAAGGGCAACGGGAAGTTGCCTTTTCAATTACCAATATGGAAAAAGAGACTCCCTATTTAATCCAGTCCTGGATAGAAAACTTTAGCAGCACCGATAAATCAGCCCCTCCGTTTGTTGTCACGCCAACGTTATTTCGTCTTGATGCTGAGCAAAAAAATACGCTGCGGATCAGCTATCTGGGGACCCCCTTGCCTTCTGACCGTGAGTCCGTTTTTTGGCTCAATGTCAAAAACATTGCGCCAACCAGGAAAGCAAACAGCAATAAATTACAGATTAACGTCAAATCGAAATTCAAACTCTTTTTCCGTCCATCTGGCTTAAAAGGTGATGCCGCTCTGGCCTATAAGCAGCTGAAATTTACCTGCTCCGGTAACAGATTGACCGTGAAAAATCCTTCGCCATGGTTCGTCTCCTTTTATCGAGTCAAGGTGGGTAATACAGAATTAAACGATCCTGGGATGGTGGATCCGTTTGCCGAGCGTAGCTGGAATACATCCTGTGCGGGAGCCATTAGCTGGCAAGCGATCAATGATTTTGGTGGGCTGACGCGCCTGGCCACTCAGTCCTGA
- a CDS encoding DHA2 family efflux MFS transporter permease subunit: MSDVITAPLPQKKSADHRMLITFSVMLATIMQALDTTIANVALPHMQGAMGATQDQTSWVLTSYIVAAAITMPLTGFVSARVGRKRLFAWSVVGFTLASMLCGAAQSIDQIVLFRLVQGIFGASLVPLSQSVMLDAWPKEKHGSAMAMWGMGVMIGPILGPSLGGWLTEYYSWRWVFYINIPFGVLAWLGITAFVKETVIDNKRKFDLLGFFLLSVTIGSLQLFLDRGESKEWFSSGEIIIEAALAGAALYLFIAHIFTSKKPFIEPGIFRDKNFVVGLLFSFGMGTILLATMALMPPLLQGFMHYPVIDVGLLMTPRGFGTMFSMMIVGRIAGKVDLRYVIAAGVVIMAISLWQMTHFSMWMSQWDIISSGVVQGIGMGLTFVPLSTLTFSTLAPKYRTEGTSLYSLIRNIGSSIGISAVTTYLAQQSQRNHSIFAEFINPFNKALHENIHHGAYSLHSASGLMAINGEVTRQATVLAYYQDFRLMMFLCLLLLPLVLLFSKPTRVEEPILE, encoded by the coding sequence ATGTCTGATGTCATTACGGCTCCGCTGCCGCAAAAGAAAAGTGCGGACCACCGCATGTTGATTACCTTTTCGGTAATGCTGGCGACAATCATGCAGGCGCTGGATACCACCATTGCCAACGTTGCATTGCCGCATATGCAGGGAGCTATGGGAGCCACGCAGGATCAAACATCCTGGGTTCTCACCTCTTACATTGTGGCGGCCGCCATCACCATGCCTCTGACCGGGTTTGTCTCTGCCCGTGTTGGCCGCAAGCGTCTGTTTGCCTGGTCCGTGGTCGGTTTCACCCTCGCCTCTATGCTCTGCGGCGCGGCGCAGTCTATCGATCAGATTGTCCTTTTTCGTCTGGTGCAGGGAATTTTTGGCGCAAGCCTGGTGCCGCTGTCGCAGTCGGTCATGCTTGATGCCTGGCCAAAAGAAAAACATGGTTCGGCCATGGCGATGTGGGGTATGGGCGTAATGATAGGTCCAATTCTTGGACCTTCACTGGGGGGATGGTTAACCGAGTACTACAGTTGGCGCTGGGTATTCTATATCAACATTCCGTTTGGCGTGCTGGCCTGGCTTGGGATCACCGCCTTCGTCAAAGAAACGGTGATCGACAATAAGCGTAAGTTTGACCTGTTGGGCTTCTTTTTGCTCAGCGTGACGATTGGCAGCTTGCAGCTATTTCTCGACCGTGGTGAGTCGAAAGAGTGGTTCTCAAGCGGTGAAATTATTATTGAAGCCGCTCTCGCGGGCGCGGCACTGTACCTGTTTATCGCGCATATTTTCACCTCGAAAAAACCTTTTATTGAACCAGGAATTTTCCGCGATAAAAATTTCGTTGTCGGACTGCTGTTCAGTTTTGGTATGGGCACTATTCTGCTGGCAACAATGGCGCTGATGCCGCCGCTTTTGCAGGGTTTTATGCACTATCCAGTGATTGATGTCGGTCTGCTGATGACGCCACGCGGGTTCGGCACCATGTTCAGTATGATGATTGTCGGACGTATCGCCGGCAAAGTGGATTTACGTTATGTCATTGCCGCAGGCGTGGTGATCATGGCTATTTCACTCTGGCAGATGACGCATTTCAGTATGTGGATGAGTCAATGGGATATTATCAGTAGCGGTGTGGTACAAGGTATTGGTATGGGGCTGACGTTCGTGCCGCTCTCCACCCTCACCTTTTCAACGCTGGCACCAAAATATCGTACCGAAGGGACCTCTCTCTATTCGTTAATACGCAATATTGGGAGCAGTATTGGCATCTCTGCAGTCACCACGTATTTAGCGCAACAGAGTCAGCGTAATCACAGCATTTTTGCTGAATTTATTAATCCCTTTAATAAGGCCCTGCATGAGAATATTCACCACGGAGCCTACAGTCTGCATAGCGCATCCGGGCTAATGGCGATTAATGGGGAAGTTACGCGTCAGGCGACAGTGCTGGCTTATTATCAGGATTTCCGCCTGATGATGTTCTTATGTTTACTACTCTTACCCCTGGTGCTGCTCTTTTCCAAACCAACACGTGTGGAAGAACCGATTCTGGAATAA